One genomic segment of Paenibacillus xylanexedens includes these proteins:
- a CDS encoding ABC transporter permease: MKKRMSTLFSLIRRDKYLLLMFSPIFLYYLIFMYLPMPGVLLAFRNFLPGQGMLSGEWVGLRWFDQFVNSIYFWRLLRNTFLLAFLPLLFGFSIPILFAVCIVEIKNRTFKRFAQTVTYLPHFISTVVVAGMIINFLSPTDGIVNTLIASLGMEKVNFMMDASWFRTIFTSSDIWQSFGFSSIIYIAAIMGIDPEMYDSGKIDGVNKFQELWHLTLPSIKPTIVILLLLSLGGIMSVGFEKVYLLYNGATYETADVLSTYVYRMGIEGQNYGFATAVGLFNSVITFVLVFAANSMTRRLTKMSLW; the protein is encoded by the coding sequence TTGAAAAAACGCATGTCCACGCTGTTCAGCCTGATCAGACGGGATAAGTATTTGCTACTGATGTTTTCGCCTATCTTTCTGTATTACCTCATCTTCATGTACCTTCCGATGCCTGGCGTGCTGTTGGCATTTCGTAATTTTCTGCCGGGGCAGGGCATGCTCAGCGGGGAGTGGGTGGGACTGCGCTGGTTCGACCAGTTCGTGAATTCCATCTACTTCTGGCGACTGCTGCGTAACACATTTTTGCTCGCCTTCCTGCCGCTCCTGTTTGGTTTCTCCATTCCGATTTTATTCGCTGTCTGCATCGTAGAGATCAAGAACCGGACATTCAAGCGATTTGCCCAGACGGTTACGTACCTTCCTCACTTCATCTCCACTGTTGTTGTAGCTGGCATGATTATTAACTTCCTGTCACCAACAGACGGTATCGTGAACACCCTCATCGCGAGTCTTGGCATGGAAAAAGTGAACTTTATGATGGATGCGAGCTGGTTCCGCACCATATTCACGAGTTCCGACATCTGGCAGAGCTTTGGCTTCAGCTCCATCATCTACATTGCAGCCATTATGGGGATCGACCCCGAGATGTATGATTCCGGCAAAATTGACGGCGTCAACAAATTCCAGGAGTTATGGCACCTGACCCTTCCCAGTATCAAACCAACCATTGTCATTCTTCTGCTCCTGTCGCTTGGCGGCATTATGAGTGTAGGTTTCGAGAAAGTATATCTGCTCTACAACGGAGCCACCTATGAAACGGCGGATGTCCTGTCCACCTATGTATACCGGATGGGGATTGAGGGCCAGAATTACGGCTTCGCCACAGCGGTCGGCTTGTTCAACTCCGTGATCACCTTTGTCCTTGTGTTTGCTGCCAATTCCATGACCCGCCGCCTGACCAAGATGTCACTCTGGTAA
- a CDS encoding AraC family transcriptional regulator: protein MELNMTLNGLELWKATGGFANEPHVHDDWYQLTLPVRGQCHLVQERHAYPLKAGIGIIAHPQTEHYFEIGSDSAVIVIKFRKPPLGSLEGAELSGGRAEFRPTQTFDPSEISSLFRSWNSILLDDVPDLLQVQETELAVETYLRRTLTGQENGKGTVDHGTFIDPHLQRVLDYIHSAYTSPMDIDSMAMVAHQSRYHFMRSFKALTGTTPYQYLLNLRVEEASKRLRHTTDSVTTISYELGFSSVSQFYRAFQRVYVMTPMEYRNHI, encoded by the coding sequence ATGGAATTAAACATGACGCTAAATGGGTTGGAATTATGGAAAGCTACCGGAGGGTTTGCGAATGAGCCGCATGTACATGACGACTGGTATCAGCTAACGCTGCCGGTCAGAGGTCAATGTCATCTGGTACAGGAACGGCATGCATACCCGCTAAAAGCAGGCATAGGGATTATTGCTCATCCCCAGACGGAGCATTATTTTGAGATAGGGTCGGATTCGGCTGTCATTGTGATCAAATTCCGTAAACCACCATTAGGTAGTTTAGAAGGGGCGGAGTTAAGTGGGGGGCGAGCTGAGTTTCGACCTACCCAGACTTTTGATCCTTCTGAGATCAGCAGTCTATTTCGAAGCTGGAATTCCATTTTGTTGGATGACGTGCCCGACTTGCTGCAAGTGCAGGAAACCGAGCTGGCGGTCGAGACGTATCTAAGACGCACGTTGACGGGGCAGGAAAATGGTAAAGGGACTGTGGATCACGGTACATTCATTGACCCTCATCTCCAACGAGTGTTGGATTACATTCACAGTGCCTATACAAGCCCAATGGATATTGATTCGATGGCGATGGTTGCGCATCAGAGCCGGTATCATTTTATGCGTTCTTTCAAAGCTCTTACGGGAACAACACCGTATCAATATTTGCTGAATTTGCGCGTAGAAGAAGCGTCCAAGAGGCTTCGCCATACAACAGATTCAGTGACCACAATCAGTTATGAACTGGGGTTTTCCAGCGTCAGTCAGTTTTACAGAGCCTTTCAGCGAGTGTATGTTATGACACCGATGGAATATCGGAATCACATTTAG